A part of Sulfurimonas sp. HSL-1716 genomic DNA contains:
- the ftsY gene encoding signal recognition particle-docking protein FtsY — protein MFGFIKQGLKKTVDAIKTVVPKKKLTLTKNELEDILLEADVEYALVEIILNEIYQEKVTRQILEAKLLATFAYSSYAQPKYDAPFVDLIIGVNGAGKTTTIAKLASMYKNEGKRVMLGAADTFRAAAIEQLTRWADKLDIPIVFSRQGHDPSAVAYDTIESAKAKNLDNVIIDTAGRLHTQTNLANELKKINRICEKAHAGAPHRTILIIDGTQGNSAIAQAKAFNEMIGIDGIIITKLDGTAKGGSVFSIAYALQLPILYVGVGEQPEHLIKFDKYEFVNSLLDEIFAAEEEN, from the coding sequence ATGTTCGGATTTATAAAGCAGGGGCTTAAAAAGACCGTCGATGCCATAAAAACGGTCGTTCCGAAAAAAAAGCTCACCTTAACAAAAAATGAATTGGAAGATATACTTCTTGAAGCCGATGTCGAATACGCTTTGGTAGAGATCATTCTAAACGAGATCTATCAAGAAAAAGTAACACGTCAGATACTCGAAGCCAAGCTGCTGGCGACTTTTGCATACTCAAGCTATGCACAGCCGAAATACGACGCGCCTTTTGTCGACTTGATTATAGGCGTCAACGGTGCGGGTAAAACCACAACCATCGCCAAGCTGGCATCTATGTACAAAAACGAAGGAAAACGCGTTATGCTCGGAGCTGCGGACACGTTTAGAGCAGCAGCGATCGAGCAGCTTACCCGATGGGCGGACAAACTCGATATCCCGATCGTGTTCTCTCGTCAGGGGCATGATCCCTCTGCCGTCGCTTACGATACCATCGAATCGGCAAAAGCCAAAAATTTGGACAATGTCATCATAGATACTGCGGGTCGTCTGCACACCCAGACAAACCTCGCAAACGAGCTTAAAAAGATAAACCGTATCTGCGAAAAAGCACATGCGGGAGCCCCGCACAGAACGATACTCATCATAGACGGTACGCAGGGCAACTCGGCCATCGCTCAGGCAAAAGCCTTTAACGAGATGATCGGCATAGACGGCATCATCATAACGAAGCTTGACGGGACGGCAAAAGGCGGTTCCGTCTTTAGCATTGCTTATGCATTGCAGCTTCCGATACTCTACGTCGGTGTCGGCGAGCAGCCTGAACATCTTATCAAATTCGACAAATACGAATTTGTAAACAGTCTGCTTGATGAAATCTTCGCAGCAGAGGAAGAAAATTAA
- the radA gene encoding DNA repair protein RadA: MAKKKVLYECQHCGLTTPKWMGKCTNCGAWDSFVELDEKEQEIVKSLSSSSNAKTKAVSMPDITEVDIPRFSSLDYELDTVLGGGVVPGSLTLIGGSPGVGKSTLLLKIGSNIASTGKNVLYVTGEESESQVKLRANRLGSNEKNLYLLSEIRLEQVLVELHHKEYEFIIIDSIQTLYSEAITSAPGSVTQVRQITFELMRLAKEKNIAIFIIGHITKEGSIAGPRVLEHMVDTVLYFEGDSSQELRILRGFKNRFGPTSEIGVFEMRNEGLLSAKDISSRFFNRATSQPGSALTVVMEGSRPIILEVQALVSESHTSNPKRQATGFDNNRLNMLLALLERKLEIPLNGYDVFINITGGIKITETAADLAILAAIISSFRDRAISKETVFIGEVSLVGDVREVFQLDSRLKEAKMQNISKALIAKKTLEKSTIKTYIVDEVTKLLEWF; the protein is encoded by the coding sequence ATGGCAAAGAAAAAAGTTCTTTACGAATGTCAACACTGCGGACTGACGACTCCAAAATGGATGGGAAAATGTACAAATTGCGGTGCGTGGGACTCTTTTGTCGAACTCGATGAAAAAGAGCAGGAGATCGTAAAATCCCTCTCTTCTTCGAGCAATGCAAAGACAAAAGCCGTATCTATGCCCGATATCACGGAAGTAGATATCCCGAGATTTTCATCGCTAGATTATGAGCTCGATACCGTTCTTGGAGGAGGCGTCGTTCCCGGTTCGCTTACGCTCATCGGAGGAAGCCCGGGAGTGGGAAAATCGACTCTGCTTTTAAAGATCGGTTCAAATATAGCTTCGACCGGCAAAAACGTCCTGTACGTCACAGGAGAGGAATCCGAGAGCCAGGTAAAACTTCGCGCCAACAGGCTGGGATCGAATGAAAAGAACCTTTACCTTTTAAGCGAAATAAGGCTGGAACAGGTCTTAGTAGAGCTTCATCACAAAGAGTACGAGTTCATCATCATCGACTCCATCCAGACACTCTACTCCGAAGCGATTACGTCTGCACCCGGCTCCGTCACGCAGGTCAGACAGATAACGTTCGAGCTGATGCGCCTTGCAAAAGAGAAAAACATCGCTATCTTCATTATCGGACATATAACCAAAGAGGGCTCTATCGCAGGACCGAGAGTTTTGGAGCATATGGTGGATACAGTATTATATTTTGAGGGCGATTCATCACAGGAACTGCGGATACTCAGAGGATTTAAAAACCGATTCGGACCGACCAGCGAGATAGGCGTATTTGAGATGAGAAACGAAGGCTTATTGAGCGCAAAAGATATCTCCTCGAGATTTTTCAACCGCGCCACCTCCCAGCCGGGTTCGGCGTTAACGGTCGTTATGGAGGGTTCCCGTCCGATAATCCTCGAAGTCCAGGCATTGGTATCCGAATCGCACACATCCAATCCCAAACGTCAGGCTACTGGCTTTGACAACAACAGGCTCAATATGCTTCTTGCACTTTTAGAAAGAAAGCTTGAGATCCCGCTGAACGGCTACGACGTATTCATCAACATCACCGGCGGTATCAAGATAACCGAAACCGCGGCGGATCTGGCCATACTCGCGGCAATCATCAGCAGTTTTCGAGACAGAGCGATATCCAAAGAGACGGTTTTCATCGGAGAGGTTTCGCTTGTAGGCGACGTGAGGGAAGTTTTTCAACTCGACTCAAGACTCAAAGAGGCAAAAATGCAAAATATCTCAAAAGCGCTGATAGCAAAAAAGACATTGGAAAAATCTACCATAAAGACCTACATAGTGGACGAAGTCACAAAACTTCTGGAATGGTTTTGA
- a CDS encoding carbonic anhydrase: MDLKKFAEGNELFQKAYFKKNEQALLELAQNGQNPKALFIGCSDSRVIPDLMIQSNPGDLFVIRNVGNFVPPYKPDEDYHATASGIEYAVSVLNVSEIIICGHSHCGAINHLFQNIEDPSLTHTKKWLDLGEKAKSMALLSLGRNADREELLRVTERLSVITQIENLLTYPTVKKRVAEENLHIYGWYYDIQTGGIHYYDPDTYEFEPLNSLVKKTDMV, translated from the coding sequence TTGGATTTAAAAAAATTTGCTGAAGGAAATGAGCTTTTTCAAAAAGCTTATTTCAAAAAGAACGAACAGGCTCTTTTAGAACTTGCTCAAAACGGTCAAAATCCGAAAGCTCTTTTTATCGGCTGTTCCGATTCCAGAGTCATACCGGATTTAATGATACAGTCAAATCCCGGCGATCTTTTTGTCATAAGAAACGTAGGAAATTTTGTTCCTCCTTATAAACCAGACGAAGATTATCATGCAACCGCATCGGGGATAGAATACGCTGTAAGCGTTCTTAACGTGAGCGAGATCATCATATGCGGTCACTCCCATTGCGGTGCGATCAATCATCTGTTTCAAAACATCGAGGACCCTTCGCTCACGCATACGAAAAAATGGCTTGATCTCGGTGAAAAAGCAAAATCTATGGCTCTTTTAAGTCTAGGCAGAAATGCCGACCGCGAAGAGCTGCTGCGCGTGACGGAAAGACTCTCCGTAATAACACAGATCGAAAATCTTTTGACGTATCCGACGGTCAAAAAGAGAGTAGCCGAAGAGAATCTGCATATTTACGGCTGGTATTACGACATACAAACAGGCGGAATACATTACTATGATCCCGATACCTACGAGTTCGAACCTCTAAACTCATTGGTAAAAAAAACCGATATGGTATAA
- the fliL gene encoding flagellar basal body-associated protein FliL, which translates to MAEEKKTEETEAGAETKKSNSLMLIVIIIVLVVVILIGAIIAVLMMGGDSSSSKQVQKNVQQSASSQPMKRSHAELDNSRTLNKIGILYPLDTFTVNLLSENGSRYLKAQISLELSGQELAAELDSKKAVIRDRILRLLSSKSLEEVSTLKGKDKLSEQMMDVLNPMLTDGSINGIYFTEFVIQ; encoded by the coding sequence ATGGCGGAAGAGAAAAAAACAGAAGAAACCGAAGCAGGGGCTGAAACCAAAAAATCAAATTCATTAATGCTGATTGTTATCATCATAGTTTTGGTGGTCGTTATTTTAATTGGTGCTATCATCGCCGTACTTATGATGGGAGGAGACAGCAGCTCGTCAAAGCAGGTGCAAAAGAACGTACAGCAGTCTGCAAGTTCTCAGCCGATGAAAAGGTCTCATGCCGAGCTTGACAACTCCAGAACATTGAACAAAATCGGTATCTTGTATCCGTTGGACACTTTTACGGTGAATCTCTTAAGCGAGAACGGAAGCCGTTACCTCAAAGCTCAAATATCACTGGAGTTGAGCGGACAGGAACTCGCTGCGGAACTCGACTCTAAAAAAGCGGTCATCAGAGACAGGATACTGCGCCTTCTCTCTTCAAAATCACTTGAAGAGGTCTCTACTCTAAAAGGTAAAGACAAACTGAGCGAACAGATGATGGACGTTTTAAACCCGATGCTTACCGACGGCAGCATAAACGGAATATATTTTACCGAATTCGTCATTCAATAG
- a CDS encoding KamA family radical SAM protein: MHDEELNDIDWKELNWWNELKNNINSIDKLKKYMNFRGDEEEKLREVVANHPMNIPRYYLSLIDQDNPDDPIKKLAFPNKEELTVSGSMGETTQDPYGDDKHNKGNGILHKYPYSALIVATDYCSMYCRHCFRKAIVGLPNDKTVENFQNALKYIKEHKEITNVIISGGDPMLIDTPKLKKMLNGLKEIKHVNYVRIGTRTPVVYPLRFFDDELMDYLKEFNKVKTLYIPTHFNHINEITEISKEAVLRIREAGITVNNQAVFLKGVNDSAEDIEELMNGLTSIGVNPYYLYQCMPVSRVRNHFQVPLSEGINIVDEAKTRLDGYAKRFKFIMGHDIGKIEIIGKVDDKLILKHIHSRPEKPKDASKIRVMELTKNAGWLDDMKEVTI, translated from the coding sequence TTGCATGATGAAGAGTTAAATGACATAGATTGGAAAGAGTTAAACTGGTGGAACGAATTAAAGAACAACATTAATTCGATCGATAAATTAAAAAAATATATGAATTTTCGTGGAGACGAGGAGGAAAAACTGCGTGAAGTAGTTGCTAACCATCCTATGAATATTCCAAGATACTACTTAAGCCTCATCGATCAAGATAATCCCGACGACCCCATCAAAAAATTAGCGTTTCCCAACAAAGAGGAGCTGACCGTTTCGGGAAGTATGGGAGAAACCACGCAAGACCCCTACGGCGACGACAAACATAACAAGGGCAACGGAATTTTACATAAATACCCCTATTCTGCGCTTATAGTCGCAACAGACTACTGTTCAATGTACTGCAGACACTGTTTTAGAAAAGCGATAGTAGGTCTTCCAAACGACAAAACCGTCGAAAACTTTCAAAATGCACTAAAATACATAAAAGAGCATAAAGAGATTACCAACGTCATCATATCAGGCGGCGACCCAATGCTCATTGACACACCAAAACTGAAAAAGATGCTTAACGGTCTAAAAGAGATCAAACATGTAAACTATGTAAGAATAGGAACAAGAACACCTGTGGTGTATCCTCTGCGTTTTTTTGACGATGAATTGATGGATTATCTCAAAGAGTTTAACAAAGTCAAAACACTCTATATTCCTACTCATTTTAACCATATCAATGAGATAACAGAAATCTCTAAAGAAGCTGTTCTGCGTATTAGAGAAGCAGGTATTACAGTTAATAATCAAGCAGTCTTTTTAAAAGGCGTGAACGACAGTGCGGAGGATATAGAGGAGTTGATGAACGGTCTGACCAGTATCGGTGTCAACCCCTATTATTTGTACCAATGTATGCCTGTCAGCCGCGTAAGAAACCATTTTCAGGTTCCTTTATCCGAAGGGATCAATATAGTCGATGAAGCGAAGACAAGACTTGACGGATATGCGAAGAGATTTAAATTTATCATGGGGCACGATATAGGCAAGATAGAGATCATAGGTAAAGTAGACGACAAACTGATCTTAAAGCATATCCATTCCCGCCCCGAAAAACCCAAGGACGCAAGCAAGATAAGAGTTATGGAACTCACAAAAAATGCCGGCTGGCTAGATGATATGAAAGAGGTCACGATTTAA
- a CDS encoding multiheme c-type cytochrome, with translation MKIYIVKISIILMFITGILQLDQLHIKWEFFTLTQAVHILGSIFVTIFFLIPLIKRHVYYYAVIEKVDYRDGALLGGALLLILISGTYLFLVGNRGGDILGSASFYVHLYGSFVLLGMLFYHMRKHVKDLKVQISLLILLISVAYPASSYAEEKLSKIKLGDHVQRYHSEDWTNSVKCKSCHSEIFNEWADSNHKHIAGSNPYYMVMETLAGEDQGQGFRKWCMGCHNPSALTTEHEKTTHGMQGNFLSNDIFEKNAQASKEDFADQDNFRLEEGVSCIACHRIEDVNSTGNASYTLDLTDRKKYMLEESRSDIGRWVGQKFINSKPGVHKSSYSNDVYKQSKFCASCHDEFHPVTGFKIVSTYEQWKKSPYNDPKDKTKNKTCIDCHMTNLKDGKFSPLRGASTDGGEIKSDIKVHYFAGSNHFLVGLKNKAHEEQTLQLLRTSAKLDVDIKDGKILVGVKNVGAGHNLPTGVADFRELWLDVTVQDKNNKTVFSSGKLTKDGSIEKGSRVFMKVFGDKNDKPVGLMFWKAAKLLSDTTIPAKERRIETYEVGTKLQYPLKVTVKLNFRIYPQWVSNAVQRIYPQLPSPPVVEVKKVEKEFADE, from the coding sequence ATGAAAATATATATTGTTAAGATATCTATAATTTTAATGTTTATAACGGGAATTTTGCAATTGGACCAGCTCCATATAAAATGGGAATTTTTTACGCTGACTCAAGCCGTACACATCCTCGGTTCCATCTTTGTAACGATCTTTTTTCTTATACCGCTGATAAAAAGACACGTTTATTATTATGCCGTTATCGAGAAAGTGGATTACAGGGACGGGGCACTGCTTGGAGGAGCTCTTTTGCTTATCCTCATCAGCGGGACATATCTGTTTTTAGTCGGTAACCGTGGCGGAGATATTTTAGGCAGCGCATCCTTTTATGTTCATCTCTACGGCTCTTTTGTTCTGCTTGGAATGCTGTTTTATCATATGCGCAAACATGTAAAAGATCTAAAAGTGCAGATATCTCTCCTCATACTGCTCATAAGCGTTGCATATCCGGCATCGTCATACGCCGAGGAGAAACTTTCCAAGATAAAGCTCGGCGATCATGTCCAAAGATACCACAGCGAAGACTGGACCAACTCCGTAAAATGCAAGTCGTGCCACAGCGAGATCTTTAACGAGTGGGCAGATTCCAATCACAAGCATATAGCGGGTTCCAACCCTTACTATATGGTCATGGAGACACTTGCGGGAGAAGATCAGGGACAGGGATTTAGAAAATGGTGTATGGGATGCCATAACCCCAGCGCGCTTACAACCGAACATGAGAAAACGACGCACGGGATGCAGGGTAATTTTCTCAGCAACGATATATTTGAAAAGAACGCACAAGCCTCAAAAGAGGATTTCGCCGATCAGGATAACTTTAGGCTTGAAGAGGGAGTGTCGTGTATAGCATGCCATAGGATCGAAGATGTAAACAGTACAGGAAACGCTTCGTATACGCTGGATCTGACAGACCGAAAAAAATATATGCTAGAAGAGAGCAGATCGGATATCGGCCGATGGGTGGGACAGAAATTCATTAACTCAAAACCTGGCGTACACAAAAGCAGCTATTCCAACGACGTATACAAACAAAGCAAGTTCTGTGCTTCATGCCATGACGAGTTTCATCCCGTAACCGGGTTTAAGATAGTCTCCACCTATGAGCAATGGAAAAAATCGCCGTATAACGATCCGAAGGACAAAACAAAAAACAAAACCTGTATCGATTGCCACATGACAAACCTAAAAGACGGCAAGTTCTCACCTCTGCGAGGTGCTTCTACCGACGGAGGCGAGATAAAAAGCGATATAAAGGTCCATTATTTCGCAGGTTCGAACCATTTTCTTGTGGGACTGAAAAACAAAGCGCATGAAGAGCAGACCTTACAGCTGTTAAGGACATCGGCAAAACTTGACGTAGATATCAAAGACGGCAAAATACTCGTGGGTGTCAAAAATGTGGGAGCCGGACACAATCTGCCTACGGGAGTAGCCGACTTTAGAGAGCTTTGGTTAGACGTTACCGTACAGGACAAAAACAACAAGACTGTGTTTTCAAGCGGAAAACTGACAAAAGACGGCAGCATAGAAAAAGGCTCGAGGGTCTTTATGAAAGTATTCGGCGACAAAAACGACAAACCAGTCGGTCTGATGTTTTGGAAAGCCGCGAAGCTTTTAAGCGATACGACGATCCCTGCAAAAGAAAGACGCATTGAGACGTATGAGGTGGGAACGAAGCTGCAATATCCGCTGAAAGTGACGGTAAAACTGAACTTTAGGATATATCCGCAATGGGTAAGCAACGCTGTTCAAAGAATATACCCGCAGCTTCCGAGTCCGCCTGTAGTGGAAGTGAAAAAAGTGGAAAAAGAGTTTGCAGATGAGTGA
- a CDS encoding cytochrome c peroxidase produces the protein MKKYLFIILITPPVLVLIALSLPFIWPTREWPHYTDNELRKLALSKGLKPTPSSFEELKKLMDTPSNPLTPEKIALGKQLFFDANLSKNRDISCATCHSFDKDEANKGALLKTLTSKNDKTTNCAACHLQDQSGTDRFTFSVGEGGRKHPHLLNTQTILNSALAKFYTWSAEVKSIEDEAANSIHLNYKMDLSTSEAEVRLNENNLYREEFKRVFNEDANFKDATKAIAAYVKTLITRGSYDRFLDGDNTAISPEAKRGLADFINFGCKGCHSGMSIGGQSIQRFPLRKFALISYFRPNIETIAHIEYSDDEFPFKNNGGFLGKDNNHLFRVPVLRNVAKTSPYFHNGAVPKLREAVATMAKHQVGLPLTSVQIDEIVAFLKTLNGDIVDYTKKKKD, from the coding sequence ATGAAGAAATATTTATTTATTATACTTATTACGCCTCCTGTTCTTGTCTTGATCGCATTATCACTGCCTTTTATCTGGCCGACACGTGAGTGGCCTCATTACACCGACAACGAACTGCGCAAACTTGCTTTGTCAAAAGGTTTGAAACCGACGCCGAGCTCTTTTGAAGAACTCAAAAAGCTCATGGACACTCCGAGTAATCCTTTGACACCTGAAAAAATAGCTCTGGGCAAACAGCTGTTCTTTGACGCGAACCTCTCTAAAAACAGGGATATAAGCTGTGCTACCTGCCACTCCTTTGACAAAGACGAAGCCAACAAAGGCGCTCTTTTAAAGACGCTTACGTCCAAAAATGACAAGACCACGAATTGTGCCGCCTGCCATCTGCAGGATCAAAGCGGTACGGACAGGTTTACGTTCTCTGTGGGAGAGGGCGGACGCAAGCATCCTCATCTGCTAAATACCCAGACCATTCTCAACTCCGCGTTGGCAAAATTCTACACATGGAGCGCCGAAGTTAAAAGCATAGAGGATGAAGCCGCCAACTCTATACATCTAAATTATAAGATGGACCTATCAACAAGCGAGGCGGAGGTAAGGCTAAATGAAAACAACCTCTACAGAGAAGAGTTTAAAAGGGTCTTTAACGAAGATGCCAACTTCAAAGATGCGACAAAAGCCATAGCGGCGTATGTGAAGACCCTTATAACAAGAGGCAGTTACGACAGGTTTTTAGACGGCGACAACACTGCCATAAGCCCCGAAGCAAAAAGAGGACTGGCCGATTTTATCAATTTCGGATGCAAGGGCTGTCACTCGGGGATGAGCATAGGTGGGCAGAGTATCCAGAGATTCCCGTTGAGAAAGTTCGCTCTTATCTCCTATTTCAGGCCTAATATCGAGACGATCGCGCACATAGAATACAGTGATGACGAGTTTCCATTTAAGAACAACGGCGGGTTTCTGGGCAAAGACAACAACCACCTTTTCAGGGTCCCTGTTTTAAGAAATGTGGCAAAAACCTCTCCCTATTTTCATAACGGAGCGGTGCCAAAACTCAGAGAAGCCGTCGCGACCATGGCAAAGCATCAAGTCGGACTTCCTTTGACCAGTGTACAGATAGACGAGATAGTGGCGTTTCTAAAAACGCTTAACGGGGATATAGTCGATTACACCAAAAAGAAAAAAGATTGA
- a CDS encoding SDR family oxidoreductase, protein MAKVVLITGASSGMGKLTAAFLAQNNYMVYAGSRTFDTVSDKHNLKNIYLDVTNTKSIKNAVRYVIEQEGKIDVLVNNAGYGLLATVEEGTDEEMFDQFNVNVFGLLKMTREVLPYMREKKNGVIINISSFLGKMGLPLLAHYNASKYAVEGIVDSLRFESLPFNIRVHSIQSGLFGTNFVKKGLVANARTVSETSPYKTLVDHFVPIVAKAINEGPNSQPIADAVKYIIENENADISMPVGAEAETFVPLRQELSNEKFERHIKETFGV, encoded by the coding sequence ATGGCAAAAGTAGTACTGATCACGGGGGCGAGTTCAGGTATGGGGAAACTCACAGCAGCGTTTCTAGCGCAAAATAATTATATGGTTTATGCAGGCAGCAGAACTTTCGATACTGTATCCGATAAACATAATCTTAAAAATATCTATCTCGATGTTACAAATACCAAGAGTATTAAAAATGCGGTAAGGTACGTCATAGAGCAAGAAGGAAAGATAGACGTATTGGTAAATAATGCCGGATACGGTCTGCTGGCAACAGTTGAAGAGGGTACTGACGAAGAGATGTTTGACCAGTTCAATGTCAACGTTTTCGGACTTCTTAAAATGACAAGAGAAGTGCTTCCGTATATGAGAGAGAAAAAAAACGGCGTTATCATTAATATCAGTTCGTTTCTAGGCAAAATGGGGCTTCCGCTTTTAGCACATTATAATGCCAGCAAATATGCAGTCGAAGGCATCGTAGACTCTTTACGTTTTGAGAGCTTGCCGTTTAATATCCGTGTCCATTCGATTCAATCGGGATTATTTGGTACAAACTTTGTCAAAAAAGGACTTGTAGCCAATGCGCGAACAGTAAGTGAGACTTCACCTTATAAAACTTTGGTAGACCACTTTGTTCCTATTGTCGCAAAAGCTATCAATGAAGGCCCGAATTCTCAGCCCATAGCCGATGCGGTTAAATATATCATTGAAAACGAAAACGCCGATATCTCTATGCCTGTAGGCGCTGAAGCAGAAACGTTCGTTCCTCTTAGACAGGAGTTGAGCAATGAAAAATTCGAGCGACACATAAAGGAAACTTTTGGTGTATAA
- a CDS encoding AraC family transcriptional regulator — MESFFFNITDRSYKITKEKSFNRVDISNGIVFLDIHAFTQLNIQNIDRMIILVIVQEGKFSISDHLSQKEFISHANTSEIFCTTRQDLTIKAEGDAFILFIADFFLKRYLLSTQKEPIDFLYQKLQNDISLISLDKKTIDALSLYLINKITARHQNMNSIRCEHNVMELMIHRFLQLDIFDTSIGEDELTIAKRAKTHLLHDLANPPTISELAHKCATNESKLKMVFKKVYQTTIYNYIQKQRLEMANLLLMEQIYSIGEIAHKVGYKHQGHFSKLFFKNFGVYPKDLLKKQNSFRAKTKFFSC, encoded by the coding sequence ATGGAAAGTTTTTTCTTCAACATCACCGACCGAAGCTACAAAATAACTAAAGAAAAATCTTTCAACAGAGTCGATATCTCAAACGGTATCGTTTTTTTGGATATTCATGCTTTCACTCAATTGAATATACAAAATATCGATCGGATGATTATTTTGGTCATAGTTCAAGAGGGAAAATTCTCTATATCGGATCATCTGTCTCAAAAAGAGTTTATCTCCCATGCAAACACAAGCGAGATCTTTTGTACGACGAGACAAGACTTGACTATTAAAGCCGAGGGTGATGCCTTTATTCTTTTTATTGCAGATTTTTTCTTGAAGCGCTATCTTTTGTCAACACAAAAAGAACCGATAGATTTTCTCTATCAAAAACTGCAAAACGATATCTCTTTGATATCTTTGGACAAAAAAACCATAGACGCGCTTAGTTTATATCTCATCAATAAGATCACGGCCCGGCATCAAAATATGAACAGTATCCGTTGTGAACACAATGTCATGGAGCTTATGATACATAGATTTTTACAGCTTGATATATTTGATACCTCTATCGGCGAGGATGAACTAACAATAGCAAAAAGAGCAAAAACACATCTTTTGCATGATCTTGCAAATCCGCCTACCATATCGGAACTGGCACATAAATGTGCGACAAATGAGTCGAAGCTTAAAATGGTTTTTAAAAAAGTTTATCAGACTACCATTTATAACTACATCCAAAAACAAAGGCTGGAGATGGCCAATCTTCTGCTTATGGAGCAGATATACTCTATCGGAGAGATCGCACATAAAGTAGGATATAAACACCAAGGACATTTTTCAAAACTTTTTTTTAAGAATTTTGGTGTTTATCCTAAAGATCTACTAAAAAAACAAAATTCTTTTCGTGCTAAAACAAAATTCTTTTCGTGCTAA
- a CDS encoding SDR family oxidoreductase: MQAPRKVVLITGCSSGMGKASALFLAKNGFTVYAGTRTPEKISDLISENIHPVKLDLTDMQSIADAVSKIDQIDILINNAGYGLVSTVEDVQEKQMFDQFDINVFGILRVCKAVIPKMRNQQDGIIINISSFLGKIGLPLFTFYNASKYAVEGITDSLRYELKDFGIRVHSILPGFFDTDFAKDNLAVNAKTFDKNSPYAALVDNLAPTIVDQINFGNNADEVAKMILEIITNDNFSARATIGDKAKKFIPMRKELSDEDFERHVQRYYNL; this comes from the coding sequence ATGCAAGCTCCCCGAAAAGTAGTTCTTATTACCGGTTGTAGTTCCGGAATGGGAAAAGCAAGTGCGCTTTTTTTAGCAAAAAACGGTTTTACCGTATATGCCGGAACAAGAACACCCGAAAAGATCAGTGACTTGATCAGTGAAAATATTCATCCCGTCAAACTTGATCTAACAGATATGCAGTCCATCGCCGATGCTGTTTCTAAAATAGATCAAATCGATATTCTTATCAACAATGCAGGATACGGTCTCGTTTCAACCGTTGAAGACGTGCAGGAAAAGCAGATGTTCGATCAGTTCGATATCAATGTTTTTGGTATCCTTAGAGTTTGTAAAGCAGTGATACCAAAAATGAGAAATCAGCAGGACGGCATCATAATAAATATCAGTTCGTTTTTGGGCAAGATCGGGCTTCCTCTTTTTACATTTTACAATGCAAGCAAATATGCCGTGGAGGGCATAACCGACTCTTTGAGATATGAATTAAAAGATTTCGGCATCAGAGTACATTCTATCCTGCCCGGATTTTTCGATACCGATTTTGCAAAAGACAACTTGGCCGTAAATGCTAAAACCTTTGATAAAAATTCGCCTTATGCAGCGCTTGTCGACAATCTGGCTCCTACCATCGTAGATCAGATCAATTTCGGCAACAATGCTGATGAAGTTGCCAAAATGATATTGGAGATCATCACTAATGACAACTTTTCTGCCCGTGCGACGATAGGCGACAAAGCCAAAAAATTTATTCCTATGCGAAAAGAGCTGAGCGATGAAGATTTTGAAAGACATGTACAAAGGTATTACAATCTATAA
- the acpS gene encoding holo-ACP synthase: MIGIDLVKTDRMKNMMEKFGEKALLRFLSPKESLLVKNHKTAAGFWAAKEACSKALGVGIGSECGFFDIVISKTQKGAPQITFSEKVQKNFNIKDSSLSITHDGDYAIAVVAIERF, from the coding sequence ATGATAGGGATCGATCTCGTTAAGACTGACAGGATGAAAAATATGATGGAAAAATTCGGAGAGAAAGCTCTTTTAAGATTTTTATCCCCGAAAGAGTCTCTTCTAGTCAAAAATCATAAAACTGCGGCGGGTTTTTGGGCCGCGAAAGAGGCTTGTTCAAAAGCTCTCGGGGTCGGGATAGGTTCGGAATGCGGCTTTTTCGATATAGTAATATCCAAAACGCAAAAAGGAGCTCCGCAGATCACTTTCAGCGAAAAAGTACAAAAAAATTTCAATATAAAAGACTCTTCTCTTTCGATCACGCATGACGGCGATTACGCCATAGCCGTCGTCGCCATAGAGAGGTTTTAG